CCTAATGAAACAAGCCGTCCACGCTCGCCACCACTTGGCGGCGGCGCACGCCGATTACATCAGGTCCCTCCGCCTCACCGGCTCCTCTCTCTTCACCTTCGCCCAGGGCGAACACCTCTCCGTCTCTCACCAAACCCCCGCCGTCCTCCTCCACTCCCCCTCCAATCACATCCCGCCACGTGTCCCTTCCCAATCTCCACCTCCACCGCAACCGCAACAATCACAGCCGCAGCAACAACCTCAACCTCGTTTCTCTCCTTCGCCGTCTCCTACCATCCAAACCTCCAAGCTCCCTCACATACTCTCCGCCTCAACGACTCCGCGTCGCGTCAAAACGGCGCCGAAAGTCGCGAAACGACGGCAGCCGAAGCTGCCTCACATATTATCGGAATCGAGCTTGGCTTCCTCGACGCCGAGGAGCGAGAGCTTTGGGCATTTCGGTAATTATGGACCGACGGCTTACCAGGCGGGCTCGACGTATTCGAGCACGCCTTCGCAGTCTCAAGCTTCGTCGGTTTGGAACTGGGAGAATTTCTACCCGCCTTCGCCGCCTGACTCTGAATTCTTCCACCAGCGAGCTCAGTCTCTCGACGTTCCTCACCGGAGCCACCACTTGGATCCTGACTACGACGACGACGAACACGAAGGTGAAGTGCACGACGGACACGAAACGGAGAAATCGGAGTACGATTTCTTTGAGAAGAAGGTTGAGAATAATCGGAAAATTCCGGAAGCGACGACGACGGAGCAGAGGGAAGAGGTGGAGTGTAGCGAGTGGGATGACCATTACAGCACGACGACGAGTTCGTCtgatgaggaagaggaagaggaggacgaagaaggagaaggaggagcGCGTGGACGCGGTGATGAGGATGATAGGGATTTGAGATCGGAGATCGGTGCGAGGTCGAATTTCGGCTCGTCGGTGAGAGCGGAGTCGGTGAGGTCGGAGTTGCCGCGGACGTATCCGACGAGATCGGAGAATTTGGAGGACGCCGCGGCGTCGTCGTCGGCGGGGATGAGCTACACGGCCGGAGAGATGTCGGACCGGAGGATGGTGGTGAGGCACAAGGACTTGAAGGAGATCGCGGAGGCGATCAAGGAGTATTTCGATAAAGAAGCCGCCGCCGGAGACCAGGTCTCGGAGATGCTCGAGGTCGGTCGAGCTCAACTCGATCGGAGTTTCAGACAGCTCAAGAGTGAGTCACTGAGTTCCTTCATTTTCTGCTTTCCACTTGAAAAAACTTGTTTGTTTACCTCGAAAATGtaggaaaatgtttttaaattaattttttaaataattatttttattgcagAGACTGTGTATCATTCAAATAGTATGTTGAGTAACTTGAGCTCGAGTTGGACTTCAAAACCGCCTCTGGCGGTTAAGTACCGGCTCGACGCCGGTTCTCTAGATGAACCGGGCGGTTCAAAAAGCCTCTGCTGCACTCTGGACCGGCTCTTAGCTTGGGAGAAGAAGCTCTATGGAGAAGTCAAGGTAAATTCTCAATTCTCTCCACCGCAAAGTTtgactagtattttttttttttttgactgaagaaGTTAAAAGTTTGACTATTTGACTAGCAGTGTAACGTAATTACATTGtcatggtgtttttttttttttttttttgggtgagattGACGAAAATGACCCTACTAGATGGTGGGGGATCATATGATAGGAAAAAATAAACCTTTTTTTGTTGGTACATTAGAAAATTATCCGAGTGGGGGAATCAGGAGTCGTGAGCTCATTGATTTGAGACGTAATATAAATCTAAATGTCTTAAGTTCAATCTACCATGCTATGGTCTATAGAGTTTTCAAGGTGTCATGGGTAGGAAAAAATCTTATATACGCCGGTCTCATGAGACTTATGTCTCACTAAGACATGGGTTTTATACACCATACACCGATGACTCATATATCAATTAGACGTGAGTGATACTGAAATAGTATGACTGAGGCACTACTTTCTTAATAATATGAATCTTTTGGTGTAAATCTCTTGATATTTGGTTTAATAAGCATTTGGGATAATGACAATAATGCCCTCGACAAACTGTCAGGTTGATATTGACAACCTATGCTTGTGGGTTGGTTGAGTTAACTAACTTAGGGACCTTTGTTTCAGTTTATTTTtctagtatttattttattgggtttaaCAGTTTAAAACTGTCTTTTTTCTGAGTACAACAGTACATTTACACGGTTTATggttttttaaacaaaataaattaatgaaaataagctCAGCCTATACACCTCGAGATAGTGGATAGTATATTGACGTATTTAACCACCCTCTCACATAGGAAGCGGGTCCCACACTTGCATATGCCCTATATACCATGGATTTTCTCCTAGGCGTGGCTTCTGTCCAGTGCCTCCAGTACACTGGACTTGCTGCGATAATTACACGTGTCTGTAAATGAATAGGTGTCATGATCGCAAACACGTGTCTGTAAATGAATAGGTGTCATGATCGCAATGGGTCTAGTGTTACAGGACACTGCACATAAGCCACACTCTTTTCTCCTACACCTTGACATCTTTCAAGGATTGTACTTAAATTAACTACCCAGAAAGACAATCCTCTTGTGCTCGTggcaaataagtttttattattataattttttgggcTAGTATTcgaagaggttttttttttttttttttgcatgtaaCATGAAGGAGGCTATGTAATTGTTTTAGGACAATTTTGTGAAGTTGGAACAATATTTTTCAGCACATCTATggtcttataattttttggccattacaagttattctttttttttataattcaataattacagtAATGGGAGAGCGATTCAAACCCTGGTTGTCTGGTTCTCCTAATAAAGGAGAATAGGCCATGCCACTATGTTTCAACGTTCTTGGCATTATAGGTTCTATTTGATGGGTGAAAGAGCTTTCAGTTAGTGGctatatttatatagatgaaaaatatttgCCAAAGAGCTCTAACGTAACTGACACCTCCTCCCTTTGTAAGTGCTAGGTGGAGGTTAAGATGTATTTGTGCTGTCAcatttaatttatattgaaaCTATATGGTTTCAAATTGCTAAGTGCTGATGCAGGTAACAATCTGTTTATGAATTTTAGGCTAGAGAAGGTGTGAAGATTGAGTGTGAAAAGAAGTTATCCGCTCTCCAGAGTCAGGAGTACAAAGGAGAGGATGAAACCAAGTTAGACAAGACCAAGGCTTCAATAAATAAGCTGAAGTCACTAAGGATTGTCACATCCCAGGCTGTCTCTACCACCTCAACTGCTATCATCGGTCTAAGAGACTCTGATCTTGTTCCTCAGCTTGTTGAACTTTGTCATGGGTAtgtctcttctctttttatatcttCTAATGATGTGCATAGATTATGGGATGATGCAAATACAGTTAAAACATCCTTGGGATGTGGCAATAAGATCACTCAtgagcatggttttaaaaacggGAACGGTCAAAGAACAGAAAAAGTGTCCAGTTCCCAGATTTTACAGTTTTTACTGGACCGGTTGaaggtccggtttttaaaaccatggtcaTGAGTCATAATGCTGCCTTAAACATAATTAAGGTAAATCCTTAAAATCAATTTAGAGTGATGTTTAAGTTTTGAACTAAAAGGATATTTCTCTTCACCAAAATTTGTCTCGTTTTAAATACTTGTTAATATAGCTGGATTGAATTtctgaatttattaaaaataataaccaCTTTGACATGCCTAaagtatttcaaattttgagccTAATGGAAAAGTTGACTTTTATAATTGATACcaaatttaattggattcttaccaattttttcaaatttaggTATATTCTCTATCTTCAGTTTGATCACTAGTTTGTGTGATCTAAAAATATATCACTTGTATGCCTCTCCAATGTTAATGTAGTATGGTTGTACATTTCTCACTTTATTATAGTACATAATCTATGGTGTCAGGATGAGCACCTTTCATATTTAAGTAATGAATCATGACTTGAAAAATTCATGTAAAACATGCTAGTTCTGATCACTGGCATTTTGAATTGGTGGTTGAAGCATTGTGAACCACTGCTCTGCTGTGCCACTTGCTTCAGACCCTCTGTAGCTACATGTGCTTTATTGTACTGGACTATTCAATTGCTGGCTGCATCTTTAAATTTGACAGGGGCCCATAACTCCACCTCTCTGATGGTATGTTTCCTTTGATCTGCGGGCCTTTTGGGGCCAAAGGTAATTAATGGGTAGAAGTGAGTACATAAGACTTACTGTAATATGACCCACAGTTTGTCTGTTTCTAGGTGAATGGACTGGTTGCTCAGATGTTGATTAACTAATTCAAgaaattatcattattgttattatcaTCATGATCACGAACATGATCATTATTGTAATTACTCCAAACCATTTAGTAGGGCCGACATGGTGGCATTATAATAAAGCATAGAAACCAAAGTAAACAGCATAATGATTGTGGGTTGATGCTTTATCATGAGGTCCCTTTTTTGTCACCTGTGCGTCCATTCAGTGTGGTAGCTTCTGGCTACTAGAAAGTCCTTCAGAGCTTGAATGCATTGCCTGACAAGTTTGCTTCAAAGCTTCTGAAGGTCTctgtaattttgtaatttcatcCTCTTAACATGTATATATGCTGTACAAGTGGGAACTTCTTGGTAGACATAAGCTGTAATAAGAACGATTTAGGAAATTAAACTTTCTGACCTGGTTCTAAAACAAATGGGGtgggaaaataaagaaaatattattttttttggaatggaaTTTCACTGGAGAGAGCATAGTTTGCTGCCCTTGCTGATTAGTTCCCCCGATCTTGAGGTGACCATAGTCATTGCCCTCTGTTTTGATAAGTTCACAGCTAACATTGAGTAGAAAGTGAGTAGATGTGGTATATTCACCAGCATTCATGGATCTGCATTATAATAATGACCATATCTTGATATTGTGAGTAGGTAATGAGCCGACCATGAAGGAGTTTGGGACTCCTGAATTAATCCATGTATTCATGTGTTATGTCATACTGTGTGCAGGTTCATGTACATGTGGCATTCAATGCACCAGTACCATGAAGTTCAAAATGGTATTGTGCAGCAAGTCCGGGGCCTTGTGAATCGGTCAACCAAGGGTGATTCAACTTCTGAGTTACATCGGCAGGCAACTCGTGACCTTGAATCAGCTGTCTCTGCCTGGCACTCCAGTTTCTGCCGACTTATAAGGTTTCAACGGGATTTCATCCGGTCCCTCCATGGGTGGTTCAAGCTCACCCTTCTACCGGTTGACAATGACAACGTCAATGCCAACAGGGAAACCTCTGATGTATATGCCTTCTGTGATGAGTGGAAGCTTGCCCTTGATCGTGTTCCAGACACAGTTGCTTCTGAAGCTATCAAGAGCTTTGTCAATGTTGTCCATGTAATAACCATAAAACAAAGTGAAGAGTTCAAGATCAGAAAACGTACCGAAACTGCATCAAAGGAGCTTGAGAAAAAGGCTTCATCTCTTAGAACTATAGAAAAGAAGTTCTACCATTCATACTCTATGGTAGGTATTGGGCTTCCTGATGCGGGGCCTGACAATGGGCAGGCATTGGATGCCCGGGACCCTCTTGCCGAGAAGAAATCAGAGCTTGCAGCCTGCCAAAGGCGGGTGGAAGACGAGATGCTGAGGCATTCAAAGGCTGTAGAGGTGACAAGAGCAATGACGCTAAATAATCTTCAGACAGGCTTGCCAGGCGTTTTTGGGGCATTAACCAGTTTCTCTGCCTTATTTACAGAGGCTCTCGAGACAGTATGCAACCGTTCCTATGCTATCAAATAGATTTACATAAAATTATTCTACTTGGGTTTCTGAggtaatatggaattggtaaggGCTGGGATTTTTTGACGGAAGGCTCTTTTTATGCattagtgtttttagttttggggTTCTTTTGACAATGTAAATATGaggaattttcaattttgtgattttatcATTCCTCTTTTGATGGCAAGGAAAAATGTATCTGTACAGGAAATTTCTTTGGATTGTTGTATCAGATGTTCACAAATTGAGGAGATGAATAAATATACAccttctactctctctctctctcacacacccAGATTCAGCagatgaatatatataaatatcactaatttcttttttttggacataGTTACAATATGCTTCAAACCTAGCAactcaaaacctttttttttctagactTCCAAGCACTTTGTATATAGGAATATGCCAATTAAGCTCCAAGCTTTTGGCATAACCATCAGTATTTAGAGTTGAGGATTTGGgtgttagaattatttttaagtgactaaattcacaatttcttaAGAGCTTAAGTTTTTAGGAGAATatgtaatttaacatggtattaaaACAAGAGATTTTGAGTTTGAGCCTTTTCTATTAAAAGGGAGTTTGAGTAGAAGTGTTAAAATTATGATTAAGtaactaaatttattattttttaataacttaaactCTTAGGAtgatcggtaatttaacattgGACACCTTAACATTATTTATGGACCCATATAATCCATTATTTGATGTGGGCTCAAATGTCCTGTTGATCTTTTTAAGTGCTTTTAGCTGTGGTGACTGAGAACAATGCTAATGTCCCTTTGTTTTCTTTCGGTGCAAATGGGTTATGTTGAggtatgaaaaaaagaaaagaaaagaaggcaGACAGCTAATCAGGACAATTACGTAGCTTCACGTGAATGATTGATAAAGCGTTGGGAAACATGCAGCGCATAATGTGCATGCGTGCAACTTGACTCTATAGTGTCTCTATATAGCTTAGTAGCAACCATTCAAcctcatcctctctctctcctgcGTTATGAACAATTATTCCATTCAAATTGCATGACATGACTTCTTTAacgtaattaaaaaaaaaaacatattttattgataatatctCTCATGTTTCTTTGTAGTATTTGCATTAGTTCAtacaaaaatttgtgttttgtaGTATTTGCATTAGTTCAtacaaaaatttgtgtttattttagcgtaagaatcaatttttttctattttatatacttactttttaaaacaatttattcatagttttacactatattttattaaaatattattttttcttgttttttaaaattggttttttttttttttacacacaacAACTGCCTCCATtctctttcttattttgaaatataaatgaaTTTTTGCACGAACTGATACAAATAACcgaattttttcttcttccattttttctcaaaaaaatccccccaaaataaaagaaaatggtaaGTGTAAGATAAAATCATGTAACTTAGAACCttatatattatcattttaaatCACTATTCATCCTTAAATaacaatgattttgatttttgattttcttaaataaCAACGATTTTGAGGATTTAATAACAATGATTTGCactacattatttatttattttgtttgttaattATTCTACTATTAATTATCTTCAAAAGCCTTATAACTCAATTTACAGGTGATGTTATgttgaaaattcaaattaacTCATTCCCTCCCAACTattgataaaagaaaacaaaaatctcaaaaaacaTTTGTATTATTAATCAAAGACAACATTTGATTATATtaatgggtccgtttggattaaaCTTAGGTGCAATTTGGATAGGGCGTTTTGCCCGTCTACATTTCCTCTTCtgcgttttttatttttttattttttttattctccccaGCCGCAACTGTTGACGGTTTGCTGTGAACAGTGtacttgtgcactgttcacgagtcccacaaactccactttttatcaactttttcattaaaaatgggtcctacagcactattcacacatttaaaaattattttgctacagtattttcagttttcagttttcagttttagcaaaataagttctattcaAATAGAcccttattgttgctgaaactgaaactgaaaacactgtaacaaaataatttttaaatgtgtgaatagtgccgtgggacctatttttaatgtataaacAGTGCTGCTACAGTGATAAACAGTGACGGAACAGTATGtaaacagtaaaatttgtctcATGAACAATAAATTTTGCTCCCTTAAATgcgtgaaagcaaaaaaaaaaaaaaaaaaaaaaaaaaacgtgagaCGAAACACTGAATCCAAACGCTCACATTAACTAACTAAGGTTAGGCAAGACATTCGGACTGTAACCCTTCCTCACAGCTGACTTAACCAGCTACAAGTTAGGATTTGCAGTTGCACTGACATTGCGTGCTAAAAGCCAATGTAAGTGACTAATCATTTCAAATGAAATTCAACCTTttgccccaaaaaaaatagaaaaaaagtgtTATCTTCCAAGATTCACCTTATTAGTCTATGAGTCTTCTTGGATCTGATGCCTCACGTTCTTAAATTATAGCATTGTTCACACTTATATAAAATCCTGCCAATCGATAagtattatattttgaaaaaaatataagaggAATCCTGAGAGGAATATGCTTTAAACAAGGATCAACATAGATACTTTTATCCAAGAAAAAAGGGGTAACGGAGGTTTGTCCCTTTGTCTCTTTTGTCAAACttgtaatgaaaatataattggtTAAAATTGTAGACCCAagtctttatatatatgtatgtatatatatatatatatatgtgtgtgtgtgtgtgttgggttATTTAACAAGACTAGTTACTTGTTAAGAAATTGTTTTATGTTAGATTTTGACCGGTTTTACAGGATTTATAACCAACGGATTCAATTTTTGAGTTTCATTTATCACTTTAACTATATTTTAAGTCTGTCTCATCAATTcctactaattttttattagttgaatCCCATAATAACTCATTCTTAAAAAATACCTTATGGTTACAgtgcttgttaacatttgcCATATATATAGTTAATGTGTTGTTGAAGAATATTGGGCCACATTCATCTAATTCtaatacttgagaagatttAATATTTAAAGTTATGCAGGGGTGTTTTGACAATATCATTTGAACAGGATCAAAAAACTTTTGcacttcacaatttttttaggGTATTCGGGGGTGTTTGGAGTTGGGACATCCTGAGCTTCTTGTACTCACCTCTCACGTTAGGTAAAGATAATGATTGAATcctgttggtgcaaacacaataataatggaaataacacacaaagagaaactgaatagtacttttgaatattattaattcaatgagaaaaattacacaacactatttggactgaggcgtgacactcgctctctttaaggagattcaagcccttggttggctaaactttgtaaccgGTGCAGACCTTCTCTGACCTGTCTTCCCCAGGATACAATAGCCTAACAAATGTTGTATGACTAGAACAACttctgcacaaagtgttcaagcccaaagctccaccagaaGAACACCTTTCTTTGGCCCGAAATTTCTTAAGTATTTAGGAATATTATAgaattcactctctcacacaatacactttgcttttaattattttcttcattcactcTTGATATGAAATTAGTCCATAGCATAGCCGTATATATAGTCTTCCAACCCTTCACATAACctacatgttatttattaatttagaaaacttctcttaatttatttaatctaacttacatacaagtaactctttctttaacaacttttattataactcatctttttattcatcttcagttattttgagttttaacatatttaatttaaaatgtactaACAAATCCTTATTAGTTGACACTTACATTATGACACAAACCATTGCtttatagtttattaattacaatatcaacttcttcttctttttttgaatccAATTACAATATCAACTTGATTGAGTGCTTGAATTACAATCATAAAAGAGTATACTTTGTTAATTCATTATCATTGAACACAAGTTTATTGAGTACATTGTATAGAACTTTTTCCtgtttttagaaaaaagaaaaaaaaaaaaagcatggtgg
This genomic stretch from Quercus robur chromosome 4, dhQueRobu3.1, whole genome shotgun sequence harbors:
- the LOC126723222 gene encoding nitrate regulatory gene2 protein, with product MGCTASKLDNEDTVRRCKERRSLMKQAVHARHHLAAAHADYIRSLRLTGSSLFTFAQGEHLSVSHQTPAVLLHSPSNHIPPRVPSQSPPPPQPQQSQPQQQPQPRFSPSPSPTIQTSKLPHILSASTTPRRVKTAPKVAKRRQPKLPHILSESSLASSTPRSESFGHFGNYGPTAYQAGSTYSSTPSQSQASSVWNWENFYPPSPPDSEFFHQRAQSLDVPHRSHHLDPDYDDDEHEGEVHDGHETEKSEYDFFEKKVENNRKIPEATTTEQREEVECSEWDDHYSTTTSSSDEEEEEEDEEGEGGARGRGDEDDRDLRSEIGARSNFGSSVRAESVRSELPRTYPTRSENLEDAAASSSAGMSYTAGEMSDRRMVVRHKDLKEIAEAIKEYFDKEAAAGDQVSEMLEVGRAQLDRSFRQLKKTVYHSNSMLSNLSSSWTSKPPLAVKYRLDAGSLDEPGGSKSLCCTLDRLLAWEKKLYGEVKAREGVKIECEKKLSALQSQEYKGEDETKLDKTKASINKLKSLRIVTSQAVSTTSTAIIGLRDSDLVPQLVELCHGFMYMWHSMHQYHEVQNGIVQQVRGLVNRSTKGDSTSELHRQATRDLESAVSAWHSSFCRLIRFQRDFIRSLHGWFKLTLLPVDNDNVNANRETSDVYAFCDEWKLALDRVPDTVASEAIKSFVNVVHVITIKQSEEFKIRKRTETASKELEKKASSLRTIEKKFYHSYSMVGIGLPDAGPDNGQALDARDPLAEKKSELAACQRRVEDEMLRHSKAVEVTRAMTLNNLQTGLPGVFGALTSFSALFTEALETVCNRSYAIK